One window of Vitis riparia cultivar Riparia Gloire de Montpellier isolate 1030 chromosome 5, EGFV_Vit.rip_1.0, whole genome shotgun sequence genomic DNA carries:
- the LOC117913834 gene encoding ABC transporter B family member 11-like isoform X2, which translates to MAGENGWRGGINTEQATASTSHSSVMEIEKVPNNTDSKQETDTNREKEESTRTVPFCKLFSFADSWDYLLMFVGAVGAAANGVSAPLMTILFGDVINSFGKDSNSKDMVHEVSKVSLKFVYLAIGTGVASFLQVTCWMLTGERQAARIRSLYLKTILRQDVGFFDKFTNAGEVVGRMSGDTVFIQDAMGEKVGKFIQLMATFLGGFIVAFCKGWLLTLVMLSCFPPLVIVGAFTTIFITKMASRGQAAYSVAAVVVEQTIGSIRTVASFTGEKQAIAKYNQSLSKAYTSGVQESVISGLGFGLFMFVLFASYALAMWFGSKMIIDKGYTGGAVMNILFSVVAGSMSLGQASPCLSAFGSGQAAAFKMFETIERKPEIDAYSSDGQKLDDVQGDVELRDVYFSYPTRPDEQVFKGFSLSIPSGTTAALVGESGSGKSTVISLIERFYDPQAGEVLIDGINLKEFQLRWIRGKIGLVSQEPVLFTSSIRDNIAYGKDGATIEEIRAAAELANASKFIDKLPQGLDTLVGEHGTQLSGGQKQRVAIARAILKDPRILLLDEATSALDAESERVVQEALDRVMINRTTVIVAHRLSTVRNADMIAVIHQGKIVEKGAHSELIKDPDGAYSLLIRLQEISSEQNASHDQEKPEISVDSGRRSSKRMSLLRSISRSSSIGQSSRHSFSMSFGVPPDISIIETAPDGQDPAPLEHPPKVPLGRLAYLNKPEIPFLLLGTIAAVVNGAVFPVFGILISSIIKSFFKPPHELRKDARFWALMFVVLGLVSFSSLSLRSYLFSTAGFKLIRRIRAMCFEKVVYMEVSWFDEADHSSGSIGARLSADAAMVRSLVGDALSLLVQNSAAMIAGLVLAFVANWKMSFIILVLLPLFGANGYVQVKFLKGFTADAKKKYEEASQVANDAVGSIRTVASFCAEEKVMQLYQQKCEGPMNAGVREGLVGGVGYGVSFFLLFAVYATAFYAGARLVDVGQATFAEVFQVFFVLTLAAVGVSQSSSLAPDTGKAKNAAASIFAILDRESKIDSSDESGTTLENVKGEIEFHHVSFRYPTRPDIQIFRDLCLAIHSGKLLWSEKVGVVNQQQSHCCRDFMTRIQVISLWME; encoded by the exons ATGGCTGGGGAGAATGGTTGGAGAGGAGGCATAAACACAGAGCAGGCCACAGCTTCAACAAGTCATTCATCAGTGATGGAGATAGAGAAAGTCCCAAACAATACAGATAGTAAACAGGAGACAGACACAAAcagggaaaaagaagaaagtacTCGAACAGTTCCATTCTGCAAGCTGTTCTCATTTGCTGACTCCTGGGATTATCTATTGATGTTTGTGGGCGCAGTCGGTGCTGCTGCAAATGGGGTATCCGCGCCTCTAATGACCATACTCTTTGGAGATGTAATCAATTCTTTTGGAAAAGACTCGAACTCCAAAGATATGGTTCATGAAGTTTCCAAG GTTTCTCTGAAGTTTGTGTACTTAGCAATTGGGACTGGAGTTGCATCATTTCTTC AGGTGACTTGCTGGATGCTCACAGGTGAGAGACAGGCGGCACGAATAAGAAGTTTGTACTTGAAAACTATATTGAGGCAAGATGTTGGCTTCTTTGATAAGTTCACTAATGCTGGAGAAGTTGTTGGGAGGATGTCTGGTGACACGGTTTTTATCCAAGATGCCATGGGTGAGAAG GTTGGAAAGTTTATACAGTTGATGGCAACGTTCTTGGGAGGCTTTATTGTAGCTTTCTGCAAGGGGTGGCTTCTCACCCTTGTCATGTTATCATGTTTTCCACCTCTCGTCATCGTCGGTGCTTTCACGACCATCTTTATAACCAAGATGGCATCCCGCGGACAAGCTGCATATTCAGTTGCAGCAGTTGTAGTAGAACAGACAATTGGCTCAATCAGAACT GTTGCTTCTTTTACTGGGGAAAAGCAAGCCATAGCCAAATACAACCAGTCTTTGTCCAAAGCCTACACATCCGGTGTGCAAGAGTCCGTGATTTCAGGGCTAGGTTTTGGATTGTTTATGTTTGTCTTATTCGCAAGTTATGCTTTGGCCATGTGGTTTGGTTCCAAAATGATAATTGATAAAGGATACACAGGAGGGGCTGTCATGAATATACTTTTTTCTGTGGTGGCTGGCTCCAT GTCTCTAGGGCAGGCATCTCCATGCTTGAGTGCATTTGGCTCTGGACAAGCTGCAGCATTTAAGATGTTTGAGACAATAGAAAGAAAGCCAGAAATAGATGCCTACAGCAGTGATGGACAGAAATTGGATGATGTTCAGGGAGATGTGGAACTAAGGGACGTTTATTTCAGTTATCCAACAAGGCCAGATGAACAAGTATTTAAAGGATTCTCACTTTCAATACCTAGTGGTACAACTGCAGCCTTGGTTGGAGAGAGTGGAAGTGGGAAATCGACTGTGATCAGTTTGATAGAGAGGTTTTATGACCCGCAAGCTGGTGAAGTTCTTATAGATGGTATCAATCTCAAGGAATTTCAGCTGAGATGGATCAGAGGTAAAATAGGCCTTGTCAGCCAGGAACCGGTTCTGTTCACTTCTAGCATTAGAGATAACATCGCCTATGGGAAGGATGGAGCTACTATAGAAGAAATAAGGGCTGCTGCTGAGCTTGCCAATGCTTCTAAATTCATAGATAAACTCCCTCAG GGACTAGACACACTGGTTGGTGAACATGGAACTCAGCTGTCCGGGGGCCAAAAGCAGAGAGTTGCTATAGCCAGAGCAATTCTCAAGGACCCGAGAATTCTACTTCTAGATGAAGCTACAAGTGCCCTTGATGCAGAATCTGAAAGGGTTGTGCAAGAGGCATTGGACAGAGTTATGATCAACCGAACTACCGTCATCGTAGCCCATCGTTTGAGTACAGTGAGGAATGCAGACATGATTGCTGTTattcatcaaggaaaaattgttgaaaaag GAGCACACTCTGAGCTAATCAAGGATCCTGATGGGGCATACAGTCTGCTTATAAGGTTGCAAGAAATTAGCTCAGAACAGAATGCTTCACATGATCAGGAAAAACCAGAGATCTCTGTGGATTCAGGAAGACGTTCAAGTAAGCGGATGTCTTTGTTACGATCTATAAGCCGATCATCCAGCATTGGACAAAGCAGCCGCCACTCTTTCTCTATGTCATTTGGTGTACCCCCTGACATCAGCATCATAGAAACAGCACCTGATGGACAAGATCCAGCACCATTGGAGCATCCCCCTAAAGTCCCGCTTGGTCGCTTGGCCTATCTTAACAAGCCAGAAATTCCATTTCTTCTACTTGGTACCATAGCTGCAGTTGTCAATGGTGCAGTATTTCCAGTTTTTGGGATACTGATCTCAAGcataataaaatctttcttcaaGCCCCCACATGAACTCAGGAAGGATGCTAGATTTTGGGCACTGATGTTTGTTGTTCTTGGTCTGGTGTCCTTTTCTTCTTTGTCATTAAGGTCTTACCTATTTTCAACGGCGGGGTTTAAGTTAATAAGAAGGATAAGAGCAATGTGCTTTGAGAAAGTAGTTTACATGGAAGTAAGTTGGTTCGATGAAGCTGATCACTCGAGCGGTTCAATTGGCGCAAGGCTTTCTGCAGATGCGGCCATGGTGAGAAGTCTGGTTGGAGATGCCCTCTCTTTGCTTGTACAGAACAGTGCAGCAATGATTGCTGGCTTGGTTCTTGCCTTTGTAGCAAACTGGAAAATGTCTTTTATCATCCTTGTGTTGCTACCTCTATTTGGAGCTAATGGATACGTTCAAGTGAAGTTCCTGAAAGGTTTTACTGCAGATGCAAAG AAAAAGTATGAGGAAGCAAGTCAAGTAGCCAATGATGCAGTTGGGAGTATAAGAACAGTCGCTTCTTTCTGTGCTGAAGAGAAAGTGATGCAGCTATACCAGCAGAAATGTGAAGGCCCCATGAATGCAGGGGTAAGGGAAGGGTTAGTTGGTGGGGTTGGTTATGGGGTATCCTTCTTCTTGCTGTTTGCTGTCTATGCAACTGCCTTTTATGCTGGCGCTCGACTGGTTGATGTTGGGCAGGCAACATTCGCTGAGGTTTTTCAG GTTTTCTTTGTTCTCACCCTGGCAGCTGTTGGAGTCTCTCAATCAAGCTCCCTCGCTCCTGATACAGGCAAAGCCAAGAATGCAGCTGCTTCAATATTTGCGATTCTTGACCGTGAATCAAAAATAGACTCTAGTGATGAATCAGGAACAACATTAGAAAATGTTAAAGGAGAAATTGAGTTTCACCATGTCAGTTTCAGATATCCCACTAGACCAGACATACAGATTTTCCGTGATCTTTGCTTGGCAATTCACTCTGGCAAG TTGCTCTGGTCGGAGAAAGTGGGAGTGGTAAATCAACAGCAATCTCACTGTTGCAGAGATTTTATGACCCGGATTCAGGTCATATCACTC